AGATTTTCGCACGTGTAGAAATGCAACTATGAAAATTCTTGCTGCAGTAAAACCCACTTAATTCATTCTGGATTTTGATCTCTTACTATTATCTACGATTCATCTAAACGTCTACTTATGCATAATACAATGTTTTATCTGGAATCTACATGGACTCGAATAATTTCATTGGTCCAAAATGATCCGAATCAAGCGGGTTTGACTGTAATCACTAGTGCTAACaattcaacaataacaattGATCTTGATTTGTTTCGCTTGCACATTCAGGGTTTAGTTTAAATACCAGTCCAATGTGTGGATATATCTGAAAAATTTTGTCTTAAGATGTGagaaaattgtttgactgaAGTCTTTATGATTGTGCAACTCAGCCTTGTGTTGTGGAGTTGATGTTGTTCTtagttttatatttgtaactctcttaaaaaataaacaaataaggTTATAGATGGATTATCGAAACATCACGCCCACCAAAACCAGGGCGACAGATCATCACAGGTCAAACGATGAAaatactgataactgatttcATCGTCGTCATTTCAGGTGCGTTTGTTTGAAGTTAGTTGTGGCCGTGTCAATTCTAACGACGCGCGAACTCACCGACCGCGTTCAAGTGCTGCATCAGTGGATACAAGTGGCGACTGAGTTGAAATCGTCGCTCGGCAACTACGTTTCATTCGCCGCGATAATGGACGGCTTGCAAGACATACAGGTGGGAGTTCGATTTCGAAGAATGTATCAATGATTCAGGGGGGCCACTGGTAGTCGGGGTTAAGTCAggcaattttcttttctttaaaaaaagccAGGTGAATAGTCAGgcaattttgtaaaaaagctaAAGATCAGggaaaaatcaaacagtttctgtcaatgtttttcatatttgactgtgttaattgattagattcttagcagatcaactCGGGGAAACAATGTATGTGTCAAGgtttgatgataataatagtcagggaaaacaatttacatgtcaaggaatagtcagggaagaagcaagtcaaataaaagcaGCCACCctgatcaatcaatcaattcatttttgaaatgtttagcCGTTAATGTTAAATTCTCGTTTTTCAGATCGGTCGATTATCGGCGACTTGGTTACACTTGAAACATCTGCACGGTAACAGCGCGTTCATGTTCGAAGTGAAGTTGATTCCCGTGTACCGATCGTTGAATCAGGGCTCGTGGTCGCTGCCGTTAGAGAACGTCAGCATACCGCACGTGCGGCCGCTGATCGACCTACTCGAACGCGACGCCGACGAAGTGATGTCGCTGACGCCGTGGGAACAATCGGACCCGCACTGCGGCGTCGACATCATTCTCGCGCACCTCGACACGGCGCGAATCATCTGCGAACAAAGCGAACTCTATAAAGTGAAAGCGAACATTTGCATGTCGAAGTTTTCGCCGGACGTCGATTTGACGGAGATGTCGTCGTGCGCGTTTCAGATGCGTTTGCTGTTCGGCTCGCGCGGAGCTCACGCGCCGCCTGGCGAGCGGTATCAGAAGTTTCAACAAGTTGTCGCTCTACTTTCCGAGCGTTGCGAACCGCGACAAACGGAATCGTCGTTATAGAATACAGCGGTGTTCTTACAGGTCTTCggaagtttttgaaaatgggaaTTTTTTTCCCAGGACtctgaaaattttgttttatccaTCGTGGCAATGAAAAAGGTATGAAAATCAGAAATTCATGGGTGGATCATGAGGCCAATTTTGAAGGATCGTTCACATCTCAATAGGGCGCTTTGATGTCCTACGAGGCAATATTAGGCATTCACCTGCACTGAAATGCACCAATTATCTTAGTTGACAAAATGGAAAAGGGCACTCAAAAAAATTTATGGACTACAAGTCTCACACGTCCCCTGGATCCTCCCATGAATATGGTCTCGAAATAAGAATTTTCCTTCACTTTTGAATAATAACAAGCCAGGGAGTCGTCACTTACCAGATAGCACATTCATCATAGCAACTACACATTTTTGAGAACAATCTTTATGATAACACTTGGTCAATGGTGCCAATTTACTTTAATCGAGCATCTATATGAAGAAGGTTGGGGATGTGAAACTATGGGGATTTATAATCTGTGGGTATGTAAAATGAAATCTTCATTTTATAGAATACGTTGTTAGTACAGCGTAGAACCTTGTTACATCAACAATGCATTTTGGATAACACAAACATAAAATTTTAATGCGTGCAACAAATTTCTATTTACTGGATTTGGATGAGCTGCTGGTAAGTTTGACTCTAAATCGagttaaaatttcattgctCAAGTCGAACTATGGAGCTACGTCTTGAGTAATAACATTTGACTAGAGACttgaaaatcaactaattTTGATCGAATTATCTGATCTGATAACTGTGGATTGGTTTCTGGGATCACGTGCAACTTCAATTATTGGAAGTGAACAGATTTTTACTAGCAGCTATAACGGGGTCGCCATTTTCTGGTTCACGAATGTTTTTATAACGCGACGTTACGCCGCGTTTTTGACGTTATTATagtttatatgaaataaaatgtgcaTGATTTTTATATACCGTCAAATATATTTGTATTGAGATTAATATTGTAACTTTAACTATAAGGTTTTGTAATATCTGATTGCATTTAGAGTCTCTAATTATATGCTCGTATACTGAACCCAGTATTTACTCCGTAGCATTGTAAACTGGTTCCGCAAAGATTTCAGTTAGTATTTCGCTATGGACTTAGATTGACTGAGCAAAACTTCACAGTGTGAAAAGGATTTCATTTTTCGAGATTCCACCGTGCTGCTGAAaaaatgaacagatttttAACTCAAAAAATCATGCGGAACTGGTGCCCAgaactgttgaaatgaaatgtccTGCGATTTTGTATTGCATGTGCATATAGGCTACttaataaaattaaacatttatGTATATTGTTATGTATTACCGTATATGTATTACCATTTGCTTTATCacataattgattgattttgttttaattttattaCCAAAGCTGTTAAATAGCGTAACACTACCTTTGCTCTGCCATGTCTACACACAATTGGCCAAAATTCTAGTAAAAAAAGAAGGTTTCTCGGAATGAGTCTTGAAGGTATTgacgattttgaaatatctaggGAATATTGAAGCAAATGGCAATTCCTTGAAAATGTGGCAAAGATTGAATGGTGTAAACTTATTCAGATCTACCTCTAAAATTTCCATGTGCAAACAAACTTCTACATTCAATGTAATGCTTTTTGACCATATGTATCTAGTCATTATCCGTTATTGATGTAAACCGGCAGAAATCAAAACGTTCAGATTTTAAATCTTTGTACGCAACTCAAAATCAAGATATTCCCAGTATGAAAACATAGCTGCATGTGTTATTTTATGCGTTATTGGctgtgtgtgtatgtatgtttTTCATATAACATTGTTATAAATGGAACCTTACAATAAAAAGctatattcaataaatactTTGTCTTAGTGTTTGTGAATTCGGAGTTGCGAATGAGAACGAATGTTGtggttgtattttttttttcattaatcataACTGTGATTATCTTGTAACGTAACGCTTGCAGAACCGATTGCGTCCAGCGTGTTGTCGAGTTCTGGCGCCAGATTGCCTCATTCTGTGGGTGATTATGATTCGTTTTTAAAAGCGTTTCCCTTCGAATCTTCAGGAcgtatgaaaattgaaaaaaggcCCGAAAGCAACACATTTGCATCATGTATTTCATTATgacgaaaaatgatttttacttcTATATCGAAGGTCAAGTCATCGTATCACGATAAGACCTGTCACCGGTAAGGATTCGAATGAGAATTAATTCTGTTCGCAACATACTGCGACCGCAATCGGATGCTCTCCACACTTACGCCATCCACTTAAGCAGCTTCGTACGATGAACCTTACACCAGACACTTAAGTACCGACATCGGAATCACATCGACACGTCAAATCTCTAGTGAGTCTTTCGTGAAACAAATCTGGAATAAAACATGCGAATACATAAAAATCAGGGTCCGATTCGACGTGAGTTGGATTAATTGTGACTTGACGAAAGACGATTTCATTACAAGCCTGAATGGAATTCGCTAATCTATTGAGGAGAAGCGATATTTAGAAATCCTTGCTTACCGTCCATAGATGCCACTCCAGCAATGACTGATGCGACTGATGCGACAATCAAGATTAAGACCTGTAACGAAATGAATCTGTAATGCAATGTGGGTTCAGCAGGCCCACATTCGAACGGACCACTAAGTTCCACTTAAATGAAAATCGAACAAAAACAAATGGCCAGTTCAGTATCATATGATCAATTACAGGAAACCACTTGAGCTTTGAGTAGTTTTTGAGTCAAAATGGTTGAATTTCAATCCGTTGAAATCTGGATATCGAGTCAACGTTCAAAGGAATTTGTTATTGGTTTACTTACTTTCATTTTGTGAATTCATTTGACTGCTTTTCGGCACTGAAAACTCGAATAAATACAGCCTGAATTTCATAGTTTCTAGTGATTTATGATAAATGATGACGAATGTTGCGAATGAACGTTTATAAACATGAAATGCGAAATCCTTTCCTTATACGCGTGTGACAGCCACTCACATGCACCAGTTGTTTCGTAGTCTGGAAACCGGATTAAAGgattattactttttgatctAGGGTAGGCCTATACCGGGGATCCCTTTGGTGAAAATGCTTGAAAATCTGATCACCCTGGATGAACAAATGCAGGAATCAATGAGCTTCAAACTCACAAAAATCCTAGAACTtgtcatgagttacagttgcAATAGATTCCGTGGTACCAGTATATGTGGAAACGTTTTGGCTGGGGAGATGCCCCAGAATGTCATGAAGTTTGAGGTTGTCGGGAATTTGTGAAAAATCCGAGTCGCTTCCCCATGAAAGTAACAATATTTTGACAAGTAAACGATACATTGAATGTAATACTAGTGAATGATATAACAATTTTTTGGTTGAATCAGGTGGTAGATCATAATGAAAGCTTTTCAAGTATATAGACGAAATCTGTCTGGCTCAATCCCAGAACACGCGTACACTTCCGACGATTTTGAATTAGTTCAATATCCGCTTTAATAATCGGATGCGTAATAGCttgtaaaaatatcaatcTTCGATTCCGTCCCTAACATGCCAGATGACGGGCCTGCGTGTCCCATCGTTGCTGGGATGATATGGCAGATAGTTCTTATCCTATAATCTTAGCGTAAACTTGTTATTATTTGTTGAATAATGTCCAAAGTGGACTTTGTCTTACAGTTGCTTCTTTTCTGGCGCCGCGAGAAACGTCCTGTATTTCTTGTTCTGATCGCTGAGTTCTCGATGGTATCGAGTTTGGGCGATTGTTCGAATGCCTCGCTTCAAAAACACgtaacattttctaattgGTCTGAGTTACGTTTCTAACCAAACAGATAGGGCAGCTAGGATATCTGTCTTCGATCAGGGCGCCAAACATGCAAGATACATAGTTTGAAACAGACATTCCTATTCCAGAAAGAATGCAGGTTTCAAAAGACTCGTGTGTGACTTTAGTCGAATCTTTTTATCTCCTCGGGATAAAATCAGAATTTCCGAGATGAGGTGATTGAATCTGATTACAACGGTTCACCGCTCGCCGAGTCGGGGAGTCTCTACCGTTTGAGAACGACAGTACACCACAAGTACGATCTCTGATCCGAGTGTTtaactaaatctaaatattcCCAGTATTctagctatatatatatatatatatgctaaTGTTGCTGGATGGGTTACTTTTATAGCCGCTCGTCTATGTACAACACTGATATAAATGGAAGCGTAttactatttcaaaattaaaagaatggTCTCACTGGCTAAACTTTTTGTCTTGCCTTTGGGCACCATAGAAGCGAAGCAGACGGAATATTTTAACTAATTTATAATCATAACCTTGTTTAAGACTCTCAACGACGTTGGTCAGTCACTCCGTGTCGGGATCTGGTGCAAAGTGTCGACGATCGTGCAGTGCAAAATACACTTGTTTCGTATTGAAGCTTTTTCAAAAGTCTTGTTCTTCAGAGAACGTATTTAAAATGCACAAAAGTAACACacgtacatgtatttcattatGACGagaatgatgtttattttttttcaaatattagcCCATCATAACGAGGCCCGTCACCAGAAAGGGTCCATATAACGATTAACCCTACTGTTTGCAACACGTCGCAATAGCAGACGGATTACGCCTAGCGCATTTATGCCATCCACTTTTGTGGCAGCCCAAAAAGTAGAAAGTTGTACCAGTCAGCGTATTACCATGTGGAGATGGTCCATCGGAATCGCATCGGCACGGGACACCTCTTCTGAATCGCTCGTGAAACAATTCTGGAATGATACACATGCACAAatatagagaatcccacactgaacgagaaagatgaagtccaTAAGTTTGCTTAATgctaatgatttattgattcgatgtttcgactataacctAATGGTCATTTTCGGGCATCGTTTTCTTGTCTTATCAGTGTGGTATTCTCTATATAATTCACAAGCCTGAATGTGTGGCACTCATTTGTTAGGGAGTACGCGATATTTGAAAAACCTTGCTTACCTTCAAAATCGTCCTTTGCTGCAACTCCAGCAATGACTACTGCGACTGCGACAATCAAAATAAAGACCtgtaatgaaatgaatctGTAATGAAATGTGGGTTCGGTATTGTGAGAAATGCAGGAAACCACTTGAGACGAGGCTTAAGTAGGTTTTGAGTCAAAATGGTCAAATTTCTATTCGGTGAAATCTGGATAGAGTCAACGTTCAACTATGAAATTTGTTATTCTGGTTTACTTAccttcattttgaattcagTGGACTGCTTTTCGGCACTTCACAGCTTTATTTCTACTTTATATAGTTGTTTCTAGTAATTTAtcataatgatgatgacaATGATCGTTTCTAATGATGAAAATCAGATAATCCTTTCCTAATATGACAACCACTCTCATGCCCCAGGCGAACTACTTCATAGTCTGGTAACAGGATTAAAGGATTAATGCCTTTTGATCTAGGCTACCAGGGATACGCCATCTTGGTGAAAATGCTTGacatttaaataattcatatgaaACTCACAAATATCATGAGCTAAAATTGATTCTGTGCTTATGAAATACGCCTAGGTGTATACTAGTATATGCAGAAATTTTCAAACGATTCACTAACGAGTTTTGGCTTTGGACGCCCCAGAATGTCATGAAGTTTGAAGGCGTTTTCATTTCAGCAACTCGTATCAAATCGCTTTGCTCCGTCGATTACTATCGCGTGGTACAAATCGAATCGAAATATTAAAATGACCCTACCCTCTAGACCCTTAACTCTAATATTGGAAAagctgccattttgttttttgatCGATCGATGATCTCTAATGTCAGACGCCATCTTGCAAATCGATCGAAAGCGCCGTGAGGAGCGATTTGGTACTCGCGTTGGCACTTATATGGACGTTGCAAATCGTTGTGAATTCGTTCAGTGTTGATACGAGTTGCTTAGATAAAAACGCCTTGAGGTTGTCAGGAATTTGTGAAAAATCCGAGTCGTTTCCCCTTGAAAGTAACAATATTTTGACAAGTAAATGCTACAATCATGAATGTATATAATACTATAGTGAACAATGTAAAGTGAATAATTAGCTTGATATATCGAATAAAGCTGAAGGTCAGCGATAGTGGAATCTTGATAGGTTTATACAATCAGATACTGTGTTCACCTACGGTAtaatcattgaattttcagggggttattgtgaaaaatgacGATATTTGTGGAAAGCtaagatccaccaggttcacCAGACGTAAAAAATGTATTCGTTACGATCTGTTGTCGACAGATTTCGACTAAACTCATTATGATCAatcattcaaataattcattaactCATTAATTCAATCATAAAATTGCGACGAATAGAGAATAATCGTTTTATGATACTTTCTAAGCGAGTTGACACATATACCCGTCGTAAATTAGGACACTTTACAGCAGATTACAGTCAACCAGTCGAGTAGTTACTACGTAAAGTGCATTTAAAAGGATAAGCTATGATTTATGAATCGGGGATTATTCTTATAGTATCATTTATCAAACCATATATTCATAGAATAGATGATTAAAATTACCCTGTACATGTTGCAATGATTATTATGAATACCTTTAGGCGGTTTCAAAAGGTAACGGGAAACATGAACTTtaagttttcaaaattgtatTCTGGACGAAAGCTACTACGCGAATCCACGCGAATTGTCCCCTGTTCGTCAAATGGAAGCATCAAATTTCTACTTCAGTTAGCCACTTCTTATATCTGGGACCAGTTGCTGAAAGGTTATACGGGCGTCCATggagtttttatttgtttttcgatcttaaaatagggattgaccctgttatttatttggttggtaaatatcgtttgaattttttgattgagtgtccttacaaacccaccacccctgccgggagcgaaacagggtgtttgattttgaaatcagaaatcgaaCTACAGCTATGTGGATAGTTGGCATAGAGACAGttaaaaaattcattgttactatggtattcatGCCGGGTCTAAGCTTGTTCAACTTATGAAACAATGGAATAATGTTACACCTGAGCTTCAAAACTGCGATTCATTTTCCCTTTTCAAATCTAGAACCTGCTTTAATAAATACCACTCCAATGTTCTTAGTTCATCCGTAATAAGACAAGCG
This Tubulanus polymorphus chromosome 7, tnTubPoly1.2, whole genome shotgun sequence DNA region includes the following protein-coding sequences:
- the LOC141909107 gene encoding toxin AnmTx Cj 1c-1-like, encoding MKVFILIVAVAVVIAGVAAKDDFEELFHERFRRGVPCRCDSDGPSPHGNTLTGTTFYFLGCHKSGWHKCARRNPSAIATCCKQ